One genomic window of Paenisporosarcina antarctica includes the following:
- a CDS encoding dihydrofolate reductase has translation MISLIVAHDLNRVIGKDNKMPWHIPNELAYFKEKTMGKAIVMGRNTFESIGRPLPGRLNIVITRNPEYEHQGVTVVHSIKEAIKIAKKHHEEVMIIGGEQIFKEVLPYADLIYVTLIQQDYEGDTYFPPYDNWEITSTSDTMITDTGIHYAYLIYKRRVKLLTKR, from the coding sequence ATGATTTCACTAATAGTAGCCCATGATCTTAATCGTGTTATTGGTAAGGATAATAAAATGCCGTGGCATATTCCAAATGAACTTGCTTATTTTAAAGAGAAAACAATGGGGAAAGCGATCGTTATGGGACGTAACACATTTGAATCAATTGGTCGGCCACTTCCTGGCCGTTTAAACATTGTCATTACACGAAACCCTGAGTATGAGCATCAAGGGGTTACAGTTGTTCATTCTATTAAAGAAGCAATTAAAATTGCAAAAAAACACCATGAAGAAGTCATGATTATTGGTGGGGAACAAATTTTTAAAGAAGTCTTACCCTATGCTGATCTTATTTACGTTACGCTCATTCAACAGGATTATGAGGGAGACACGTATTTTCCACCGTATGATAATTGGGAAATCACTTCTACATCAGACACCATGATCACTGACACCGGAATTCATTACGCATATCTCATCTATAAACGAAGAGTAAAACTTCTTACAAAACGTTAA
- a CDS encoding thymidylate synthase produces MEQYLQLCKTILADGAVKDDRTGTGTKSIFGHQLRFDLTKGFPLVTTKKTAMRLITSELLWFIKGDTNVKTLIAERNHIWDEWAFEKWVKSEDYNGPDMNDFGLRAAQEEEFKQILDEQMNIFRKKILSDDDFANKYGDLGPVYGRQWRSWPSTNGQTIDQLKNVIKSIKNNPDSRRHIVTAWNPSEVDQMALPPCHTFFQFYVADGKLSCQLYQRSADVFLGVPFNIASYALLTHLIAKECNLEVGDFVHTLGDAHIYSNHMDQVHEQLSRQPRELPTLTISNDKESIFDLETNDITIEGYDPHPRIKAPIAV; encoded by the coding sequence ATGGAACAATACTTACAACTATGTAAAACTATATTAGCAGATGGAGCGGTGAAAGATGACCGTACAGGAACTGGAACGAAAAGTATTTTCGGACATCAATTAAGATTTGATTTAACCAAAGGATTTCCTTTAGTGACCACAAAAAAGACGGCGATGCGCCTTATTACATCTGAATTGCTATGGTTTATTAAAGGTGACACAAATGTTAAAACTTTAATTGCCGAGCGAAATCACATATGGGATGAATGGGCATTTGAAAAATGGGTAAAAAGTGAAGATTATAATGGACCAGATATGAATGATTTTGGCTTGCGTGCTGCACAAGAAGAGGAATTCAAACAAATTCTGGATGAACAAATGAATATTTTCAGAAAAAAAATCTTATCAGATGACGATTTTGCGAATAAATATGGAGATTTAGGACCAGTTTACGGTCGTCAGTGGCGTTCTTGGCCTTCAACTAATGGGCAGACTATTGATCAGTTGAAAAATGTTATTAAATCGATTAAAAATAACCCTGACTCAAGAAGACATATTGTCACCGCCTGGAACCCCTCTGAAGTAGATCAAATGGCGCTTCCTCCTTGTCATACATTTTTCCAGTTTTATGTAGCAGATGGAAAATTATCTTGTCAATTATACCAACGTAGTGCAGATGTATTTCTCGGTGTTCCATTTAATATTGCTTCTTACGCTTTATTAACTCATTTAATTGCGAAAGAATGTAATCTAGAAGTTGGTGACTTTGTACATACTCTAGGAGACGCGCATATCTATTCAAACCATATGGATCAAGTACATGAGCAACTTTCACGACAACCTCGAGAACTACCAACACTTACGATTTCAAATGATAAAGAGTCCATATTTGATTTGGAAACAAATGATATTACAATAGAAGGTTACGATCCACATCCTCGAATTAAAGCGCCAATTGCAGTATAG
- a CDS encoding YpjP family protein: protein MKSWIQKTLVISVALLTFGVISPNHIIWENLLDDKADQKSISSHNPDYTYEVEWSDEQPSNFIEDAISQAKELSLQKFGSRIGPVITNEFDTYIFPKIQEAIEFTLLDMDKAALKSLAISENPSGDRSEKIFHIIETATGSDVIRFHVRTDLKPQDGYFFNFHYHTASDQFAKHYKLGDIYWSKNMPPKWLS, encoded by the coding sequence ATGAAAAGTTGGATTCAGAAAACGTTAGTCATCTCAGTGGCTCTCTTAACATTTGGTGTAATTTCTCCAAACCATATTATATGGGAAAACTTACTAGATGATAAAGCTGACCAAAAATCGATTTCTTCTCACAATCCAGATTATACATATGAGGTAGAATGGTCCGATGAACAACCTTCTAATTTTATTGAAGATGCCATTAGCCAAGCAAAAGAACTGTCATTACAAAAATTCGGATCACGCATTGGTCCAGTTATTACAAATGAGTTTGATACATATATTTTCCCGAAAATTCAAGAAGCAATTGAATTTACATTACTTGATATGGACAAGGCTGCTCTTAAATCATTAGCTATAAGTGAAAATCCATCGGGTGATCGTAGTGAAAAAATTTTTCATATTATTGAAACGGCTACCGGATCAGATGTTATTCGTTTCCATGTAAGAACGGACCTCAAGCCTCAAGATGGTTATTTCTTTAATTTTCATTACCACACGGCTTCAGATCAATTTGCCAAACACTATAAATTAGGTGATATTTATTGGTCAAAGAATATGCCACCAAAGTGGTTATCTTAA